Proteins from a single region of Chryseobacterium sp. T16E-39:
- the era gene encoding GTPase Era produces the protein MHKSGFVNIVGKPNAGKSTLLNQLMGEKLAIVTQKAQTTRHRIFGIYNEEDLQIVFSDTPGVLDPKYGLQEKMMDFVKDSLQDADVFLFIVDVTDKAEPSEFLIEKLNKIPVPVLLLLNKVDQTNQEGLEKLVEDWHNRIPKAEILPISALNAFNTDVILPKLKSMLPENPPYYDKDQYTDKPERFFVNEAIREKILLNYEKEIPYSVEVVTEQFKEKEGIIFIDSIIYVERDTQKGIIIGHKGEAIKKVGTEARVDLEKFFAKKIHLNLFVKVKKDWRKNDRDLKNFGYR, from the coding sequence ATGCACAAATCAGGATTTGTAAATATAGTTGGAAAGCCTAATGCAGGGAAATCGACCCTCCTCAACCAGTTAATGGGGGAGAAGCTGGCGATTGTAACGCAGAAGGCACAAACAACACGCCACAGAATTTTTGGAATTTATAATGAAGAGGACTTACAGATCGTATTTTCCGATACTCCGGGAGTGTTGGATCCAAAATATGGTTTACAGGAAAAAATGATGGATTTTGTAAAAGATTCTTTGCAGGATGCAGACGTGTTTTTATTCATCGTAGATGTTACAGATAAAGCTGAACCTTCTGAATTTTTAATTGAAAAACTCAATAAAATCCCTGTTCCTGTTTTACTTTTATTAAATAAAGTGGATCAGACTAATCAGGAAGGACTGGAAAAATTGGTGGAAGATTGGCATAACAGAATTCCCAAAGCTGAAATATTACCGATCTCAGCATTGAATGCATTCAATACAGATGTTATTCTGCCGAAACTTAAATCCATGCTGCCGGAAAATCCTCCTTACTACGATAAAGATCAATATACAGATAAGCCTGAAAGGTTTTTTGTGAATGAAGCGATCCGTGAAAAAATCCTTTTAAACTATGAAAAAGAAATACCTTATTCCGTAGAAGTTGTCACCGAACAATTTAAAGAAAAGGAAGGAATCATTTTTATAGATTCTATAATTTACGTAGAAAGGGATACCCAAAAAGGAATTATTATCGGTCATAAAGGGGAGGCTATTAAAAAAGTGGGAACAGAAGCGCGGGTTGATTTAGAGAAATTTTTTGCAAAAAAAATTCATTTGAACTTATTCGTCAAAGTGAAAAAAGATTGGAGAAAAAATGACAGAGATTTAAAGAATTTTGGTTACAGGTAA
- a CDS encoding DoxX family protein, with product MNYSNSNSNPIIRDIILLIVRVFIGFSMLSHGFPKLQMLLEGGKIEFYDFLGLGPQITLILTVIAEFVCSILLILGLFTRVALGFLLFTMVIAVFVVHGGDPFEKQELGLIYLSVYLLLMAFGAGRFSIDHMIEKRKRASDW from the coding sequence ATGAATTATAGTAACTCAAATTCTAATCCCATAATTAGAGATATTATACTGTTAATTGTGAGAGTTTTTATTGGATTTTCCATGCTTTCTCACGGATTTCCCAAACTTCAAATGTTATTGGAAGGTGGAAAAATAGAATTCTATGATTTTCTTGGGCTCGGTCCACAGATTACCTTAATTCTTACCGTTATAGCAGAATTTGTATGTTCTATACTCCTTATTTTAGGATTGTTTACAAGAGTAGCATTAGGATTTTTACTGTTTACAATGGTGATCGCTGTTTTTGTAGTTCATGGTGGAGATCCTTTTGAAAAACAGGAGTTAGGTTTAATTTATTTATCCGTTTATCTTCTTTTAATGGCTTTTGGAGCCGGAAGATTTTCGATAGATCATATGATTGAAAAGCGTAAAAGAGCATCCGACTGGTAG
- a CDS encoding bacteriocin-like protein — translation MKNLRKLPKKDLKTIIGGNAPLCESGYRACVTGRDENGSPIWDCIPSSLPCRP, via the coding sequence ATGAAAAATCTAAGAAAATTACCTAAAAAGGATTTAAAGACCATTATTGGAGGAAATGCTCCTTTATGTGAATCAGGATATAGAGCATGTGTTACAGGAAGGGATGAAAATGGATCTCCAATTTGGGACTGCATACCATCTTCGCTTCCCTGCAGACCATAG
- a CDS encoding bacteriocin-like protein has protein sequence MKNLQKISKKDLKKINGGSAPQCPQGYKPCMVIGDDDVPKWTCVWASLPCKP, from the coding sequence ATGAAAAATCTACAAAAAATTTCTAAGAAAGATCTTAAAAAAATTAATGGGGGAAGTGCTCCACAATGTCCACAAGGGTACAAGCCATGTATGGTAATAGGAGATGATGATGTCCCAAAATGGACTTGTGTATGGGCATCATTGCCTTGTAAGCCTTAA
- a CDS encoding prolyl oligopeptidase family serine peptidase encodes MKIKLTICLLAFLNFYEAQENVTYQKPSAEILKLADYERPPSVLMNSKKDWVVFTYRPTYKTLEDLSQQEMKLGGLRINPVTNISSSATYSNNLKVRKINDKNEIQVKGLPANPKITYTSFSPDEKKLAFTNTTSKGVELWIVDLETATAKKITNDNLNANLGSPYIWYKDSQNLLIKVLPQNRPTLIDSSKDLPTGPIVSTADGKVSQNRTYQDLLKNPQDEKNFEILTASDIYNVDLAGGLKKVKEQDMYSGLSFSPDGNYLMATTIKKPFSYIVPLNRFPMTTTVYDVKGNVVKVVNEVPLNEIMPKGFASVRTGKRDMGWRSDMSATLVYAEALDGGDQSKTADYRDEIFMWEAPFNTAAKSFFKTKQRYEGTSWTNDHYAIVSEDWYDTRNTKSFLVDLNNGESKVIDDRNYQDVYSDPGNFNTTKNQFGRNVIDMKGGKAYLIGDGFTKDGQHPFIDEMDMKTLKKKRLYTSNLKNAKEEIIDILNPSKGEVLTIQQSASQYPNYFKKNIKSNKSEPVTTFANPFESIKDVYKEVITYKRNDGVTLTGTLYLPANYDRKAKTEKLPLLIWAYPTEYKDKNTAGQNTQNPNDFTFPYYGSFVYWTTKGYAVLDDAAFPIIGEGKTEPNDTFIPQLVANAEAAINAVDQLGYIDKKKVAVGGHSYGAFMTANLLTHSKLFACGIARSGAYNRTLTPFGFQSEQRNYWDIPEIYNTMSPFMNADKMKTPLLLIHGDADNNPGTFTLQTERYFQALKNLGAPVKMVLLPKEAHGYVAKENIFHLLWEQDQFLEKCLKK; translated from the coding sequence ATGAAGATAAAATTAACTATTTGCCTTTTGGCATTTCTTAATTTCTACGAGGCCCAGGAAAATGTTACTTACCAAAAACCCTCTGCAGAAATTCTTAAACTCGCAGATTATGAAAGACCTCCAAGTGTATTAATGAACAGTAAAAAAGATTGGGTTGTATTTACATACCGTCCGACTTACAAAACCTTAGAGGATCTTAGTCAGCAGGAAATGAAGCTAGGGGGCCTTAGAATTAATCCTGTTACCAATATTTCAAGCTCTGCCACATATTCGAACAATCTTAAGGTTAGAAAAATCAATGATAAAAATGAAATTCAGGTAAAAGGATTGCCTGCTAATCCTAAGATTACCTATACTTCTTTTTCTCCCGATGAGAAAAAATTAGCCTTTACCAATACAACGAGCAAAGGTGTAGAACTTTGGATTGTAGATCTTGAAACCGCAACTGCAAAAAAGATCACCAATGATAATCTAAATGCTAACTTGGGTAGCCCTTACATTTGGTATAAAGATTCTCAGAATTTATTAATAAAAGTACTTCCGCAAAATAGACCAACCTTAATTGATTCAAGCAAAGACCTCCCAACAGGTCCGATTGTATCGACGGCTGATGGTAAAGTTTCTCAAAACAGAACGTATCAGGATCTTTTGAAAAACCCTCAGGATGAAAAGAATTTTGAAATTCTTACCGCTTCCGATATTTATAATGTAGATCTTGCCGGAGGTCTTAAGAAAGTAAAAGAGCAGGATATGTATTCTGGTCTAAGCTTTTCGCCCGATGGAAATTATTTAATGGCTACCACCATTAAGAAGCCGTTTTCTTATATCGTTCCTTTGAACAGATTTCCGATGACCACAACCGTTTATGATGTAAAAGGAAATGTAGTAAAAGTAGTGAATGAGGTTCCTTTAAATGAAATTATGCCTAAAGGCTTCGCATCAGTAAGAACCGGAAAAAGAGATATGGGCTGGAGAAGTGATATGTCTGCAACTCTTGTATACGCTGAAGCTCTTGATGGGGGAGATCAGTCTAAAACGGCTGATTACAGAGATGAAATCTTTATGTGGGAAGCACCATTTAATACTGCTGCAAAATCTTTCTTTAAAACTAAGCAAAGATATGAAGGAACGAGCTGGACCAATGATCATTATGCTATTGTTTCTGAAGACTGGTATGATACAAGAAATACAAAGTCTTTCTTAGTTGATCTGAATAACGGAGAGTCAAAAGTAATTGATGACAGAAATTATCAGGATGTGTACAGTGATCCGGGAAATTTCAATACGACAAAAAATCAATTCGGTAGAAATGTAATTGATATGAAAGGCGGAAAAGCATATCTTATAGGAGATGGCTTTACAAAAGACGGACAACATCCTTTCATCGATGAAATGGATATGAAAACCCTGAAGAAGAAAAGATTGTATACTTCTAATTTGAAAAATGCTAAAGAAGAAATTATAGATATTCTTAATCCTTCAAAAGGAGAGGTATTGACAATCCAGCAATCTGCAAGTCAGTATCCTAATTACTTTAAGAAGAATATTAAATCCAATAAATCAGAGCCTGTAACTACTTTTGCAAACCCTTTTGAAAGTATTAAAGATGTGTATAAAGAGGTAATTACCTATAAAAGAAATGACGGAGTAACATTGACAGGAACTCTTTATTTACCTGCAAATTACGACAGAAAAGCAAAAACTGAAAAACTGCCATTACTAATCTGGGCTTATCCAACAGAATATAAAGATAAAAATACAGCAGGGCAGAATACGCAAAACCCTAATGACTTTACATTCCCATACTACGGATCTTTTGTATACTGGACCACAAAAGGATATGCTGTTCTCGACGATGCAGCGTTCCCAATTATCGGAGAAGGAAAAACGGAGCCTAATGATACCTTTATTCCTCAATTGGTTGCCAATGCTGAAGCAGCAATCAACGCGGTAGACCAGTTGGGTTATATTGATAAAAAGAAAGTGGCCGTTGGAGGACATTCTTATGGAGCTTTTATGACTGCCAATCTTTTAACCCATTCTAAGCTTTTTGCTTGCGGTATTGCAAGAAGTGGTGCATATAACAGAACATTGACACCGTTTGGTTTCCAGAGTGAGCAAAGAAATTATTGGGATATTCCTGAAATTTACAATACGATGTCTCCATTTATGAATGCGGATAAAATGAAAACACCATTGCTTTTAATTCATGGTGATGCAGATAATAATCCGGGAACATTTACTTTACAGACAGAAAGATATTTCCAGGCATTAAAAAATCTTGGTGCACCAGTAAAAATGGTTCTTTTACCAAAAGAAGCCCACGGATATGTAGCTAAAGAAAACATCTTTCACCTGTTATGGGAACAAGATCAGTTCTTAGAAAAATGTCTCAAGAAATAA
- a CDS encoding HAD family hydrolase, with product MKNHITTIAFDADDTLWANEPYFQETEKEFCALLEDYLPHHSVSQELFKTEMQNLHLYGYGVKGFILCMIETITRVSNGTASLQLINKAIELGHDLLQQPIELLEGVPETLEALTGKYRLVMATKGDLLDQERKLKKSGLENYFHHIEIMSDKKNTDYKKLLKHLDCQPDHFLMLGNSIKSDVIPVLEIGGFAAHIPFHTTWAHEQHEHQLEHDRFVELEDIGKVLEYLAH from the coding sequence ATGAAAAATCATATAACAACAATAGCGTTTGACGCAGACGACACACTTTGGGCAAATGAACCCTATTTTCAGGAAACAGAAAAGGAGTTTTGTGCTTTACTTGAAGATTATCTGCCACATCATTCTGTATCACAGGAATTATTTAAAACTGAAATGCAGAATCTTCATTTGTATGGTTATGGTGTAAAAGGCTTTATACTTTGTATGATTGAAACCATTACCAGAGTTTCCAATGGAACAGCTTCTCTTCAATTGATAAACAAAGCCATTGAGTTGGGTCATGATCTTTTACAACAACCTATTGAACTTTTAGAGGGAGTTCCAGAGACATTAGAGGCTCTTACAGGAAAGTACAGGTTAGTAATGGCGACAAAAGGTGATCTGCTCGATCAGGAACGAAAACTTAAAAAATCGGGACTTGAAAATTATTTTCATCATATTGAAATTATGAGTGATAAGAAAAATACGGATTACAAAAAGCTGCTGAAACATCTGGATTGCCAGCCGGATCATTTTTTAATGTTAGGTAATTCTATTAAATCTGATGTTATTCCGGTTCTGGAAATTGGTGGTTTTGCTGCGCATATTCCTTTTCATACGACTTGGGCTCATGAACAACATGAACATCAATTGGAGCATGATCGGTTTGTGGAGTTAGAGGATATTGGGAAGGTGTTGGAGTATCTGGCTCATTAA